A window of the Bacteroidota bacterium genome harbors these coding sequences:
- a CDS encoding TlpA disulfide reductase family protein, whose protein sequence is MKIRTPLVIFAFLLLGRASFAQSATDSVHIQDNLKFTVKTVQGDEVNFKDYLGKGPVLIDFWALWCEPCKQEMKAFKTIQEKFKAEGVNLIAINTDQVRNLAKVRAYITTQGFQFPVLVDPDGSIARDIFSMESLPFSLVLMPDGTIYRKHIGYTAGDEKVAEQEVIELIDKLKKKS, encoded by the coding sequence ATGAAGATTCGCACTCCGTTAGTTATTTTTGCCTTTCTGCTCCTCGGCCGCGCTTCGTTTGCGCAATCGGCTACTGACTCCGTTCACATTCAGGACAATCTCAAGTTTACGGTCAAGACCGTTCAGGGTGACGAAGTTAATTTCAAGGACTATCTCGGTAAGGGACCAGTCCTGATCGATTTTTGGGCGCTCTGGTGCGAGCCGTGCAAACAGGAGATGAAGGCATTCAAAACGATCCAGGAGAAATTCAAGGCCGAAGGTGTGAACCTGATCGCGATCAATACCGATCAAGTTCGGAATCTCGCGAAAGTTCGCGCGTACATCACGACCCAGGGCTTTCAGTTTCCGGTGCTGGTCGATCCGGATGGCTCGATCGCTCGCGATATTTTCTCGATGGAGTCGCTGCCCTTCAGTCTCGTGCTGATGCCGGATGGTACAATTTATCGGAAGCACATTGGCTACACCGCCGGCGATGAAAAAGTCGCCGAGCAGGAAGTCATCGAGTTGATTGACAAGCTTAAGAAGAAGTCGTAA
- a CDS encoding lamin tail domain-containing protein, producing the protein MATLGSFPLHFLHAQHRVAINEIMYAPVSPEPEWIELFNPDSSLRLDMTGWRLQVGSKTVTLPKSLLAAGRFVVLTKDSAKLRQLRPGAYALVQLALPTLRNTGDAIVFTDSTSVLNDSVPYQPAWGGKSGHSLERIDASKPGWDKTNWSTSSSSTGATPGAPNGVNSSGVPPLAMVINEVMFAPIKPEPEWIEILNTTKDTLDIGGWQILVGHDSPKSIPVSSLLVPPDSLMILTVSDSVLAEASGVSRSRIIPVPLGSLSNSGSQIALQDLRGNTIDSMSYDGSWIPNNGISIERIDPIRPGYDASNWKACEDASRSTILRPNSVRILPHDLAVVNVETTDSTITATIINVGRDSARASPLVVIREGLDTLAVIVKRIPPRDSIRSSIPMSPSFFGMIDALVFLADPLDERHTNDTIRTTVSIDIPADSLIINEIMVEPLPGSCEWIELYNPSSRSIAINSLTLETGQAVLHSFNVSDTLLILPRSFALLAADSILFAANPALRNSTGIVLFGTTTLQLSNDSSNSILRNADMTIIDSVNYHSSWHTTPQTDRTGISLERVAWNKASNDPRNWKSSSDPSGATPLAMNSTGRFADTNRSGIFAASFSPNPFSPDGDGFEDESTLTIESGEDLSYAIRVRLYDTHGRIVRTLADAGTFFRGSEVLFDGKNDRGQMLAPGLYTALIELSSQNPIRLLSKVIGVAIAGKRK; encoded by the coding sequence GTGGCGACATTGGGTAGCTTTCCGCTGCATTTTCTCCACGCGCAGCATCGCGTTGCGATTAATGAGATAATGTATGCGCCCGTCAGTCCCGAGCCGGAATGGATCGAGCTTTTCAATCCGGACTCCTCTTTAAGGCTGGACATGACCGGCTGGAGACTTCAAGTCGGTTCGAAAACCGTCACACTTCCGAAATCACTGCTCGCTGCGGGGAGATTCGTCGTTCTGACGAAAGATTCGGCAAAGCTCCGACAGTTGCGGCCAGGGGCCTATGCTCTCGTTCAACTTGCGCTGCCAACTCTCCGAAATACGGGAGACGCGATTGTCTTCACGGATTCGACGAGTGTCCTGAATGACAGCGTCCCCTACCAGCCTGCCTGGGGCGGCAAAAGCGGACACTCGCTTGAGCGAATCGATGCTTCAAAGCCCGGGTGGGACAAGACAAATTGGAGTACCTCCAGTTCATCAACCGGCGCTACACCTGGCGCGCCGAATGGCGTCAATTCCTCCGGTGTCCCACCTTTGGCGATGGTGATCAATGAAGTAATGTTCGCGCCTATCAAGCCCGAGCCAGAGTGGATTGAAATTCTCAACACGACCAAAGACACGCTGGATATCGGTGGCTGGCAAATCCTTGTGGGTCATGACAGTCCCAAGTCAATTCCCGTTAGCTCTCTGCTCGTGCCGCCGGATTCGCTCATGATTCTAACCGTATCCGATTCGGTGCTGGCTGAGGCGAGTGGCGTATCACGCTCTCGAATTATCCCGGTGCCGCTCGGCTCTCTGAGCAATTCCGGCTCGCAAATCGCGTTGCAGGATTTGCGCGGAAATACCATCGATAGTATGAGCTATGATGGAAGTTGGATTCCGAATAATGGGATCTCTATCGAGCGAATCGATCCCATCCGACCAGGATATGATGCCTCGAACTGGAAGGCTTGCGAGGATGCAAGCAGATCGACCATTCTCAGGCCCAATTCTGTTCGCATTTTGCCACACGACCTCGCGGTCGTAAATGTCGAGACGACTGATTCGACCATTACAGCAACCATCATCAATGTTGGACGCGACAGTGCCCGAGCAAGTCCACTTGTCGTGATTCGTGAGGGACTTGATACGCTTGCGGTCATTGTAAAGCGGATACCACCGCGCGACTCCATACGATCATCGATTCCGATGTCGCCAAGCTTCTTCGGCATGATCGACGCACTGGTATTCCTCGCCGATCCTCTCGATGAGCGCCACACGAACGACACCATTCGCACCACGGTATCAATCGACATTCCTGCCGACAGCCTCATCATTAATGAGATTATGGTTGAACCACTTCCCGGATCTTGCGAGTGGATCGAGTTGTACAATCCTTCATCGCGCTCCATTGCCATAAACAGCCTTACACTTGAGACCGGCCAGGCTGTGCTTCACTCTTTCAATGTCAGCGATACATTGTTAATTCTGCCGCGCTCGTTCGCATTGCTTGCGGCAGACAGCATACTCTTCGCCGCCAATCCTGCCTTGCGGAATAGCACGGGCATCGTGCTATTTGGCACCACTACCCTGCAACTCTCGAATGACTCCTCGAATAGCATTCTCAGAAATGCAGATATGACAATCATCGATTCTGTCAACTATCACAGCTCCTGGCACACAACACCCCAGACAGATCGTACCGGCATCTCGCTCGAACGTGTAGCGTGGAACAAGGCGAGTAACGATCCACGCAACTGGAAGTCGTCCTCCGACCCATCCGGTGCGACACCGCTTGCGATGAACTCGACCGGGCGATTTGCAGATACGAATAGGAGTGGAATATTCGCCGCATCATTCTCGCCAAATCCCTTCTCGCCAGATGGCGATGGCTTCGAGGATGAGTCCACGCTTACGATCGAGAGTGGCGAAGATTTGTCATATGCCATACGCGTTCGGCTCTACGACACGCATGGAAGGATAGTGCGGACTTTGGCCGATGCCGGCACGTTCTTTCGAGGCTCAGAAGTGTTGTTCGATGGAAAAAACGACCGTGGTCAAATGCTCGCGCCGGGACTCTACACCGCGCTCATCGAGCTATCTTCACAAAACCCAATCAGACTACTAAGCAAAGTCATTGGAGTGGCCATAGCAGGAAAAAGAAAATAG
- the rimO gene encoding 30S ribosomal protein S12 methylthiotransferase RimO has product MKPLTPAGTVSVVTLGCEKNTVDSEVLMGKLRRRGLRLVADPEQAETIIVNTCGFIDHAKKESIDAILEATELKRGAAKDGRTTRVLVAGCLSERYRSELETEISEVDGYFGTQDFENILSSFGPEEALSLGFDPKLDLISERVLTTPKHFAYMKISEGCDHPCSFCAIPIMRGGHRSRSIEELEFEAMMLASNGLKELVLIAQDSTYYGLDNYGSRTLAKLLERLCRVNGIEWIRLMYAYPAQFPLDVLDVMAGEEKIVKYLDMPVQHASTNVLKHMRRGITRRATEELVAQIRNRIPGIALRTTLITGFPTESDQEFEELEQFVGEMQFDRLGVFTYSQEEGTSAHPLGDPIPQAEKFRRQRRLYELQEEVAQEKRLTRIGSMERALIERAEGEFYFGRTRYDAPEVDEHVRILASGNDTIAVGTFADIQITSAADSDAEYELESVLL; this is encoded by the coding sequence ATGAAGCCTTTAACGCCTGCCGGAACAGTCTCCGTCGTTACCTTGGGTTGCGAAAAGAATACCGTGGACTCGGAAGTCCTGATGGGGAAGCTACGCCGTCGCGGATTGCGTCTGGTTGCCGATCCCGAACAAGCGGAGACCATCATTGTCAATACTTGCGGTTTTATCGACCATGCAAAGAAAGAATCAATCGATGCGATTCTGGAGGCAACGGAGTTAAAGCGCGGTGCGGCCAAGGACGGTCGCACAACCCGTGTACTCGTCGCCGGCTGCCTGAGCGAACGATACCGCTCTGAGTTGGAGACAGAGATTTCTGAAGTCGATGGCTACTTCGGCACGCAGGATTTCGAAAATATTCTCTCATCGTTCGGCCCGGAGGAAGCACTTTCGCTCGGCTTCGATCCTAAACTCGATCTCATTAGTGAGCGCGTCCTCACGACGCCGAAGCATTTCGCCTATATGAAGATCTCGGAGGGTTGCGATCATCCGTGCTCGTTCTGCGCGATTCCCATCATGCGCGGCGGACACCGCTCGCGATCTATTGAAGAGCTGGAATTCGAAGCAATGATGCTGGCCTCGAACGGGTTGAAAGAGCTTGTGCTGATTGCGCAGGACTCGACCTATTATGGTCTCGATAATTATGGCAGCCGCACGCTTGCGAAACTGCTCGAGCGGCTCTGCCGCGTGAATGGGATAGAATGGATTCGTTTGATGTATGCCTACCCCGCGCAGTTTCCGCTCGATGTGCTGGATGTAATGGCCGGTGAGGAGAAAATTGTGAAGTATCTCGATATGCCGGTGCAACATGCCTCGACCAATGTGCTCAAGCACATGCGTCGCGGCATTACACGGCGTGCGACGGAAGAGCTTGTCGCCCAAATTCGGAATCGCATTCCTGGCATTGCATTGCGCACGACGCTTATCACCGGATTCCCAACGGAGTCCGATCAGGAGTTCGAAGAACTGGAGCAGTTTGTAGGCGAGATGCAATTCGATCGCCTCGGAGTGTTCACCTATAGTCAGGAAGAGGGAACGAGCGCTCATCCACTTGGCGATCCAATTCCGCAAGCCGAAAAATTTCGTCGCCAGCGACGACTCTATGAATTGCAGGAAGAAGTCGCTCAAGAAAAGCGACTTACTCGGATTGGGAGCATGGAACGAGCGCTCATCGAACGAGCGGAAGGTGAATTCTACTTTGGTCGCACTCGCTATGATGCACCGGAAGTCGACGAGCATGTTCGCATCCTGGCTTCCGGAAATGACACCATCGCCGTTGGTACGTTCGCAGATATTCAAATCACCAGTGCGGCAGATTCCGATGCCGAGTATGAGCTCGAATCAGTCCTCTTGTAG
- a CDS encoding GWxTD domain-containing protein — protein sequence MQSSVRYLLFFVSLVFATTLYAQSGAQRGMPELMHEEAPLTFDILSFAPLPAVGPDTVRADLYFAVPYSAMEFLRNGSNYVARYSINLTIVDSASGITVLDRFMSYDVREPSVEHESRIEAGQSRADAEQISLPLPAGAAFRIHLIFRDLNSRHERDTVFPFVTKAFRNSKPALSDLMLYRSRRGQRIVPSIGSDVANLGNPDAGVFCEAYNLPADSLLGILAEVLPVEQSDGTPEVLARFTGSVRTPSVQTRTIPIFQNVNFTDLWSGYYRLRFFLLPRVEDTSLAGQSQLAKRAIATSERGITVSGVHGIPLTNANLDEAIEQLRIIATSSEWDSLTSAESTREKREAILEFWRKRNPNESERLDQRSHTNRPMQVFYSRIDYANAHFHAGFQSGWKSDRGRVYIALGPPDVLDRHPYEANQKPYEVWDYSVPMHMRYVFVDSYMLGDYRLTGAAPPQGTFVWQ from the coding sequence ATGCAGAGCAGCGTTCGTTATCTTCTGTTTTTTGTGAGTTTGGTTTTTGCCACCACGCTGTACGCCCAATCGGGCGCCCAACGTGGCATGCCAGAGTTAATGCATGAGGAGGCGCCGCTTACGTTCGACATTCTCTCGTTTGCCCCGTTGCCTGCCGTTGGTCCAGACACCGTCCGCGCTGATCTCTACTTTGCTGTTCCGTACTCCGCGATGGAATTCCTGCGCAATGGGAGTAATTATGTCGCCCGGTACTCGATCAACCTGACAATTGTCGACAGCGCATCTGGGATTACCGTACTCGATCGGTTCATGAGCTATGATGTGCGCGAGCCTTCGGTCGAGCACGAATCGCGGATCGAGGCTGGACAATCGCGAGCGGACGCGGAGCAAATCTCATTGCCCTTACCTGCCGGCGCGGCATTCCGTATCCATCTTATCTTTCGGGATCTGAACTCGCGGCATGAGCGGGATACCGTGTTCCCTTTTGTCACAAAGGCATTTCGCAATTCGAAACCTGCTCTGAGCGATCTTATGCTCTATCGTTCGCGACGTGGCCAGCGAATTGTACCCTCGATCGGCTCGGATGTGGCTAATCTCGGTAACCCGGATGCCGGAGTATTCTGCGAGGCATACAATCTTCCGGCGGATTCGCTTCTGGGTATCCTCGCCGAGGTGCTGCCGGTCGAGCAGAGCGATGGGACTCCCGAGGTTCTTGCCCGCTTTACTGGCTCTGTAAGGACTCCGTCAGTACAAACGAGGACTATTCCGATCTTTCAGAATGTAAACTTTACCGATCTCTGGTCGGGGTATTATCGTTTGCGCTTCTTTCTTCTGCCGCGTGTCGAAGACACGTCGCTCGCCGGTCAATCTCAACTTGCTAAGCGCGCAATTGCGACAAGCGAGCGCGGCATTACCGTTAGCGGCGTGCATGGGATCCCGTTGACAAATGCGAATCTTGATGAGGCGATCGAACAGCTTCGAATTATTGCCACCTCTTCCGAGTGGGACTCACTCACTTCGGCCGAAAGTACTCGCGAAAAACGCGAAGCCATTCTGGAGTTCTGGCGGAAGCGCAACCCTAATGAGTCCGAACGCCTGGACCAAAGATCGCACACGAACCGGCCGATGCAAGTATTTTATTCGAGGATCGATTACGCGAACGCGCATTTCCATGCGGGATTTCAGTCTGGCTGGAAGAGCGATCGCGGCCGCGTATATATTGCGCTGGGGCCACCCGATGTTCTGGATCGGCATCCCTATGAAGCCAACCAGAAGCCTTACGAAGTGTGGGACTATTCTGTCCCCATGCACATGCGCTACGTCTTCGTCGACTCCTACATGCTTGGCGATTATCGTCTAACCGGAGCGGCCCCGCCGCAAGGGACTTTTGTATGGCAATGA
- a CDS encoding glycerate kinase, with product MSKIIIAGLPIGGLSSGEATSRLTRSIRACWPALPSEHIVQLPLADGGEGTIDLLVTQSLGSFLEVEATSATGEPVVVPLGFAGEDGKLAIIEMQRVARSNEQRGTSYGVGELILDALDEGAFSVLLGHDEPLAGDAGLGAAAALGVKFFDSSGHELNMKDPASALSQVARIDATGRAFEILSSRFYIARSAKTLGTLPSEELRTELLRLSEIIRRDTGIPVSTEHLSASAVEFGLIAFCGAEVRDGMSLVIEATGVETMMKRGEIGTFILIAESPQAISADAVKNVLESASTSGARIILIVSHNPTAAEKKKLPARVTIRSLADARLFAAPIGVDAAMDAIRRDTLLRIEKIAPELGITE from the coding sequence ATGTCCAAGATAATAATTGCGGGGTTGCCAATCGGTGGGCTCAGTTCGGGCGAAGCGACCTCCCGGCTCACCCGTTCCATTCGTGCATGCTGGCCTGCACTACCCAGCGAGCACATTGTGCAGCTTCCGCTCGCCGATGGTGGCGAGGGTACAATCGATTTGCTGGTCACGCAATCGCTCGGCTCGTTTCTCGAAGTTGAGGCGACAAGTGCAACCGGCGAGCCCGTCGTTGTGCCACTAGGGTTTGCCGGGGAAGATGGTAAGCTTGCGATCATTGAAATGCAACGCGTAGCGCGGTCTAATGAGCAGCGCGGGACCTCCTATGGCGTTGGCGAATTGATTTTGGATGCGCTCGATGAAGGCGCGTTCTCCGTACTGCTCGGCCACGATGAACCGCTCGCGGGTGATGCGGGGCTGGGTGCCGCCGCCGCACTCGGCGTGAAATTCTTCGATAGCTCCGGGCACGAACTTAATATGAAGGATCCGGCGAGCGCCCTGTCCCAGGTTGCTCGGATCGATGCGACCGGGCGCGCATTCGAAATTCTCAGTTCGCGCTTTTACATCGCTCGGTCTGCGAAGACGCTCGGGACACTACCATCAGAGGAACTTCGGACAGAGTTGCTCCGACTGAGTGAGATCATTCGACGCGATACAGGAATTCCGGTTTCTACCGAGCATCTCAGTGCGAGCGCGGTTGAGTTTGGGCTGATAGCATTCTGCGGTGCCGAAGTTCGGGATGGGATGTCACTCGTCATCGAGGCAACCGGAGTTGAAACGATGATGAAGCGGGGAGAGATTGGCACGTTCATCTTGATCGCAGAATCTCCGCAGGCCATATCTGCCGATGCGGTAAAGAACGTGCTGGAGTCTGCTTCCACATCAGGAGCGCGCATCATCCTGATTGTCTCACACAATCCAACTGCTGCCGAAAAAAAGAAGCTTCCGGCACGCGTTACGATTCGCTCGCTCGCCGATGCAAGACTCTTTGCGGCTCCGATCGGAGTGGATGCGGCGATGGATGCGATTCGTCGCGATACGCTACTTCGGATCGAAAAGATCGCGCCGGAATTGGGAATCACGGAGTAA
- a CDS encoding SurA N-terminal domain-containing protein codes for MPVMTKMRDSMPVVFAALAVIFLLMIIFEWGGQGSIFNRNTDQETLGLVNGHKITRKQYDRIFQAVVDKMKSENKRGVLSEVEEDQAGDQAWDEAVSESIIDQAVDRMGITVTDQDVRDAIFENPPAQVKKDFTDSMGVFHQDWYVKALRDPRNDTIVRTMEASVRDQLRRVKWQAAVISTIRVTDSEAYQRYINDSAKAAVQIVRLIAPQPTPEQLAKIPQKELEDYYTKHSYQYKQPERRKFKFVAFQQTPNARDTAQAKEAAASIAGRLKEASPAELDTVARELALDYSDKPYGPAHPISMADLVDDTTLMSAKAGDVAVVRIKGQFNVVRVLETSDSGHELFHLRQIMINFNPADPHAKDSARAVAEQVMAQLRAGGDFSALARAHSSDPRTALKGGDLGWTDTMMVPPSARKEVAHGSIGSIEGPFEAGSTFAIEDILGRSRRMWIIISVPFDIKPSHQTLLLHQQMANVFREQALKQGFDEAAKAAGYKVYTDAPPAQKKGTPIFSSHAFVDWIFDASKGDICQPMKMAAQHMILVAQLTDIIPEGPAPLEEVKSRVAPEVAKREAVAALATRAQQVRAALGTGADMNAAARALGDSSLVPISTLMGPAESVNGLPSAEYVINNWAYSAQPGAVSPPLKGENGYYIAKLNSNHIPTQKDFEAVRPLMQREIFQEREQRFLMDWVQNQKDAATIVDNRVKR; via the coding sequence ATGCCAGTCATGACTAAGATGCGGGACTCGATGCCGGTGGTGTTCGCCGCGCTCGCCGTCATCTTTCTCTTAATGATCATCTTCGAGTGGGGTGGTCAGGGATCCATTTTCAATCGCAATACCGATCAGGAGACACTCGGACTCGTCAACGGTCACAAGATTACGCGGAAGCAGTATGACCGCATCTTCCAGGCCGTCGTGGACAAAATGAAATCCGAGAACAAACGTGGCGTCCTCAGCGAGGTCGAAGAGGATCAGGCCGGAGATCAGGCATGGGATGAGGCCGTCTCGGAGTCTATCATCGATCAGGCGGTCGACCGAATGGGGATTACCGTCACCGATCAGGATGTGCGCGATGCCATCTTCGAAAACCCGCCGGCGCAAGTGAAGAAAGACTTCACGGATTCCATGGGAGTGTTCCATCAAGATTGGTACGTGAAAGCGTTACGCGATCCCAGGAACGACACGATCGTTCGGACGATGGAAGCCAGCGTTCGCGATCAGCTTCGTCGTGTCAAGTGGCAGGCGGCAGTTATTTCGACGATTCGCGTAACGGATTCAGAAGCCTATCAGCGTTACATTAATGACAGCGCCAAAGCCGCTGTGCAGATCGTCCGGCTCATTGCACCCCAGCCTACACCCGAGCAATTGGCGAAGATCCCGCAAAAGGAACTGGAAGATTACTACACGAAGCACTCTTATCAATACAAGCAGCCGGAGCGCAGGAAATTCAAGTTCGTCGCCTTCCAACAAACTCCGAATGCGCGAGACACCGCGCAGGCAAAAGAGGCGGCTGCCTCGATCGCCGGGCGTCTGAAGGAAGCCTCACCCGCGGAACTCGATACTGTGGCACGCGAACTGGCTCTGGACTATAGCGATAAGCCGTATGGGCCAGCACATCCGATCTCCATGGCGGACCTCGTTGATGACACAACGCTGATGAGCGCCAAAGCAGGTGATGTCGCTGTGGTTCGAATCAAAGGTCAGTTCAACGTGGTGCGCGTGCTCGAAACTTCCGATAGTGGTCATGAGCTGTTCCACCTTCGGCAGATCATGATCAATTTCAATCCTGCGGATCCGCACGCAAAAGATAGTGCTCGAGCGGTAGCCGAACAGGTGATGGCGCAACTCCGCGCTGGCGGCGATTTTTCCGCCCTGGCCCGTGCACACTCCTCCGATCCGCGGACGGCGCTTAAAGGCGGCGATTTGGGATGGACCGACACAATGATGGTCCCACCAAGCGCTCGGAAGGAAGTGGCTCATGGATCCATTGGCTCGATCGAAGGTCCGTTTGAAGCTGGCTCGACCTTCGCCATCGAAGATATCCTCGGACGGTCGCGCAGAATGTGGATAATCATTTCGGTGCCGTTCGATATTAAGCCGAGCCATCAGACGTTGCTGTTGCATCAGCAGATGGCCAACGTCTTCCGGGAGCAGGCGCTCAAGCAAGGATTCGATGAGGCTGCGAAAGCGGCAGGTTATAAGGTGTATACGGATGCTCCACCGGCCCAAAAGAAGGGCACTCCGATCTTCAGCAGCCATGCGTTTGTTGATTGGATTTTCGACGCATCGAAGGGTGATATCTGTCAGCCAATGAAGATGGCCGCGCAGCACATGATCCTGGTTGCACAATTGACGGATATTATTCCGGAAGGACCGGCGCCGCTCGAAGAAGTCAAGAGCCGCGTTGCTCCGGAGGTCGCGAAACGAGAGGCCGTTGCCGCACTGGCAACCCGTGCCCAGCAGGTCCGTGCCGCACTCGGAACGGGCGCCGATATGAATGCCGCCGCTCGCGCCTTGGGCGACTCTTCACTCGTCCCGATTTCCACGCTAATGGGCCCTGCGGAATCCGTTAACGGTCTGCCGTCCGCTGAGTATGTGATCAACAATTGGGCATACAGTGCTCAGCCAGGTGCAGTATCACCGCCTCTCAAGGGTGAAAACGGATATTACATTGCGAAGCTGAATAGCAATCACATTCCGACGCAAAAGGATTTTGAAGCAGTCCGCCCGTTGATGCAGCGCGAAATCTTTCAGGAGCGCGAGCAGCGATTCCTGATGGACTGGGTGCAGAATCAAAAGGACGCCGCAACGATCGTTGACAATCGCGTCAAACGCTGA
- a CDS encoding T9SS type A sorting domain-containing protein, which yields MIRLNSLVSGLAIIIFATTGPNPAQAQQFWTPANIGLVKPVTSLAVNSAGVLFAGVPDDGIYRSTDDGQSWTLLTNPAGFTLGPILGMSPADHIFVGAGWQEFRSTTNGDSWETMRLSPLSSYDPPVMALTFTPSGRMFIATGGSALYISMDDGKHWSENTGVFSDGSTYPTFVACGPRGTIFAAAASLLDTALGLDGMTWGAVPGEPAGGFGENIGFAYNLSGDIVMAGSNGVYRSTDNGGTWMSQIGPADLTSNYSIALGANGYIFKGLGSSFGGSTGLSLSVDHGANWTPISAGLLSDRVYAIRINRHGYVFAATDSGVFRYIDPTGDVKSMANTIPANCSLDQSFPNPATSSATIRFGLVESTPVSLVVYDATGREVAQLATGEYRAGTYEAAFDTRGLTRGVYYYKLQAGAFSQARTLIIAP from the coding sequence ATGATTCGATTGAATTCCCTTGTTTCAGGACTTGCGATCATCATTTTTGCGACGACCGGCCCCAATCCGGCACAGGCGCAGCAATTCTGGACTCCGGCCAACATTGGTCTGGTAAAACCCGTGACATCGCTGGCAGTAAACAGTGCTGGAGTTCTTTTCGCCGGTGTTCCCGATGATGGCATTTATCGATCAACGGACGATGGCCAATCGTGGACGTTGCTCACGAACCCAGCCGGTTTTACGCTGGGTCCGATCCTGGGCATGAGTCCAGCCGATCATATTTTCGTGGGTGCGGGTTGGCAAGAATTCCGATCGACGACGAATGGCGATTCCTGGGAGACGATGCGACTTTCGCCACTGAGTTCTTACGATCCTCCCGTCATGGCCCTCACGTTCACTCCTTCTGGCCGGATGTTCATCGCCACCGGAGGCTCAGCACTTTATATTTCGATGGACGATGGGAAGCACTGGTCCGAGAACACTGGCGTCTTCTCGGACGGTAGCACCTATCCGACGTTTGTCGCATGCGGACCGAGAGGTACGATCTTCGCGGCGGCGGCAAGCCTGCTAGATACTGCACTGGGTCTGGACGGCATGACCTGGGGCGCGGTCCCCGGCGAACCCGCCGGTGGCTTTGGAGAGAACATCGGCTTTGCGTACAATCTGAGTGGGGACATCGTCATGGCGGGGTCAAACGGTGTATATCGCTCCACGGATAATGGTGGTACATGGATGTCTCAGATCGGTCCGGCGGATCTGACGAGTAATTATTCCATTGCATTGGGAGCCAATGGTTATATCTTTAAAGGGCTTGGCTCAAGCTTCGGAGGATCGACCGGACTATCACTCTCGGTCGATCATGGAGCGAATTGGACGCCGATCAGTGCGGGCCTGCTCAGCGACCGAGTCTATGCGATCCGCATTAACCGGCACGGCTACGTATTCGCTGCGACTGATAGCGGAGTCTTCCGGTACATCGATCCAACAGGAGATGTAAAGTCTATGGCGAACACCATCCCTGCAAATTGTTCGCTCGATCAGAGCTTTCCAAACCCCGCCACCTCCAGTGCGACTATTCGTTTTGGACTTGTAGAATCCACTCCGGTTTCGCTGGTCGTCTACGATGCGACTGGACGCGAAGTGGCCCAACTCGCGACCGGGGAGTACCGTGCGGGCACTTACGAGGCAGCGTTTGACACGCGAGGCTTGACGAGAGGTGTCTATTATTACAAACTCCAGGCCGGAGCTTTTAGCCAAGCCCGGACGCTTATCATTGCGCCGTAG
- a CDS encoding helix-turn-helix transcriptional regulator: MKIRDILAHNLRKYRARSKLTQEQLAWKAKLSPDFIGRVERAERTISLDNIEQIAKVLKIEPHRLLILESDKSD; this comes from the coding sequence GTGAAAATTCGGGACATCCTTGCCCATAACCTCAGGAAGTATCGCGCGAGATCAAAACTCACGCAAGAACAACTTGCCTGGAAGGCGAAGCTCTCGCCAGATTTCATCGGGCGGGTCGAGCGTGCCGAACGAACCATTTCACTTGATAATATCGAACAAATCGCAAAGGTGCTCAAGATTGAACCTCACCGTCTCTTGATCCTCGAATCGGATAAATCTGATTGA